A part of Carcharodon carcharias isolate sCarCar2 chromosome 6, sCarCar2.pri, whole genome shotgun sequence genomic DNA contains:
- the LOC121278734 gene encoding oxidative stress-induced growth inhibitor 2-like isoform X1, with protein MPLLEESTLLGDLSLNVPVTIIGNGPSGMCLSYLLSGYRPYLAPGTVHPNPVLHNKLEEGRHFSVVDQDLEYLSEGLEGRSSNPVALLFDTLLHPDADFRFDYPSVLQWKLEKHKSIPHLVLGKGPPGGAWHVMKGSMLTISLDNWMELPGLKLKDWTNNKWRNLMNDRATPEEIASYYKDYVKIMGLQKNFVNNTWVTSVSKLQQDQENMKDKMLKSIKKDITTQQLPATENGPALSLWEVRGYQRIGDGSHVPFCLFTENVVLATGTYDLPARLGVEGEDLPFVFHSISAFESAIKSCKVNQLSDPVLIVGAGLTAADAVLCASHHKIPVIHTFRRNVTDPGLIFKQLPKKLYPEYHKVYRRMCKQSHTTTSHPNYTSFPESCIVSFQPDMKCILQSASGENIVLNISMALVLIGSYPNLSFLKEHGKYLGMDPSKPISCKRNPIEIDPYTFECTKEAHFFGMGPLIGDNFVRFLKGGALGITSCLMKRLKKKGQLISEIGSDEG; from the exons GAAATGGTCCTTCTGGGATGTGTCTTTCCTATCTGCTCTCTGGATATAGACCATACTTGGCACCCGGGACTGTACATCCGAATCCAGTCCTACATAACAAGCTGGAAGAAGGAAGGCATTTTTCTGTTGTAGATCAG GATCTGGAATATTTATCCGAAGGTCTTGAAGGCAGGTCATCCAATCCTGTGGCACTTCTCTTTGACACTCTTCTTCATCCTGATGCAGACTTTAGATTTGATTATCCATCAGTCCTACAGTGGAAGCTAGAAAAGCACAAGAGCATTCCTCATTTGGTGCTGGGAAAAGGTCCGCCCGGTGGTGCATGGCAT GTCATGAAAGGGTCCATGCTGACGATTAGTTTGGACAACTGGATGGAGCTACCTGGATTGAAATTAAAAGACTGGACCAACAATAAATGGAG AAACCTAATGAATGACAGAGCAACTCCAGAAGAAATAGCTTCATATTATAAAGACTACGTTAAGATTATGGGTCTTCAGAAAAACTTTGTTAACAACACTTGGGTCACTTCTGTCTCAAAGTTGCAGCAAGATCAAGAGAATATGAAGGACAAAATGCTTAAGAGTATCAAAAAGGATATTACCACACAGCAGCTGCCTGCTACTGAAAATGGACCAGCTCTCAGCCTTTGGGAAGTCAGAGGATATCAAAGAATTGGAGATGGATCACATGTACCTTTTTGCCTTTTCACTGAAAATGTTGTCTTAGCCACTGGTACCTACGATTTACCTGCAAGGCTGGGGGTTGAGGGTGAAGACTTGCCTTTTGTATTTCACAGTATCTCAGCCTTTGAGTCTGCCATCAAAAGCTGCAAAGTCAACCAGTTATCAGATCCTGTTCTCATTGTTGGTGCAGGGCTGACTGCAGCAGATGCAGTACTGTGTGCCTCTCACCACAAAATCCCTGTTATTCATACATTCCGAAGAAATGTCACTGATCCAGGCTTGATCTTCAAACAGCTTCCTAAGAAGCTTTATCCGGAATATCACAAGGTTTATCGCAGGATGTGCAAGCAGTCCCATACCACAACCTCACATCCTAACTACACAAGCTTCCCTGAAAGCTGCATTGTTTCTTTCCAACCAGATATGAAGTGCATTCTTCAGAGTGCCTCAGGAGAGAACATTGTCTTAAATATCTCGATGGCCCTGGTGCTGATAGGTAGTTACCCTAATCTATCCTTTCTTAAAGAGCATGGAAAGTACTTAGGAATGGATCCAAGTAAGCCCATTTCGTGTAAGCGAAATCCTATTGAAATTGATCCTTATACATTTGAATGTACCAAAGAAGCTCACTTCTTTGGTATGGGCCCACTAATTGGGGACAACTTTGTCCGCTTTCTTAAAGGTGGAGCTCTGGGCATCACAAGTTGTTTAATGAAACGCTTGAAGAAAAAGGGACAGTTAATTTCTGAAATAGGAAGTGATGAAGGGTAA
- the LOC121278734 gene encoding oxidative stress-induced growth inhibitor 2-like isoform X2, whose translation MCLSYLLSGYRPYLAPGTVHPNPVLHNKLEEGRHFSVVDQDLEYLSEGLEGRSSNPVALLFDTLLHPDADFRFDYPSVLQWKLEKHKSIPHLVLGKGPPGGAWHVMKGSMLTISLDNWMELPGLKLKDWTNNKWRNLMNDRATPEEIASYYKDYVKIMGLQKNFVNNTWVTSVSKLQQDQENMKDKMLKSIKKDITTQQLPATENGPALSLWEVRGYQRIGDGSHVPFCLFTENVVLATGTYDLPARLGVEGEDLPFVFHSISAFESAIKSCKVNQLSDPVLIVGAGLTAADAVLCASHHKIPVIHTFRRNVTDPGLIFKQLPKKLYPEYHKVYRRMCKQSHTTTSHPNYTSFPESCIVSFQPDMKCILQSASGENIVLNISMALVLIGSYPNLSFLKEHGKYLGMDPSKPISCKRNPIEIDPYTFECTKEAHFFGMGPLIGDNFVRFLKGGALGITSCLMKRLKKKGQLISEIGSDEG comes from the exons ATGTGTCTTTCCTATCTGCTCTCTGGATATAGACCATACTTGGCACCCGGGACTGTACATCCGAATCCAGTCCTACATAACAAGCTGGAAGAAGGAAGGCATTTTTCTGTTGTAGATCAG GATCTGGAATATTTATCCGAAGGTCTTGAAGGCAGGTCATCCAATCCTGTGGCACTTCTCTTTGACACTCTTCTTCATCCTGATGCAGACTTTAGATTTGATTATCCATCAGTCCTACAGTGGAAGCTAGAAAAGCACAAGAGCATTCCTCATTTGGTGCTGGGAAAAGGTCCGCCCGGTGGTGCATGGCAT GTCATGAAAGGGTCCATGCTGACGATTAGTTTGGACAACTGGATGGAGCTACCTGGATTGAAATTAAAAGACTGGACCAACAATAAATGGAG AAACCTAATGAATGACAGAGCAACTCCAGAAGAAATAGCTTCATATTATAAAGACTACGTTAAGATTATGGGTCTTCAGAAAAACTTTGTTAACAACACTTGGGTCACTTCTGTCTCAAAGTTGCAGCAAGATCAAGAGAATATGAAGGACAAAATGCTTAAGAGTATCAAAAAGGATATTACCACACAGCAGCTGCCTGCTACTGAAAATGGACCAGCTCTCAGCCTTTGGGAAGTCAGAGGATATCAAAGAATTGGAGATGGATCACATGTACCTTTTTGCCTTTTCACTGAAAATGTTGTCTTAGCCACTGGTACCTACGATTTACCTGCAAGGCTGGGGGTTGAGGGTGAAGACTTGCCTTTTGTATTTCACAGTATCTCAGCCTTTGAGTCTGCCATCAAAAGCTGCAAAGTCAACCAGTTATCAGATCCTGTTCTCATTGTTGGTGCAGGGCTGACTGCAGCAGATGCAGTACTGTGTGCCTCTCACCACAAAATCCCTGTTATTCATACATTCCGAAGAAATGTCACTGATCCAGGCTTGATCTTCAAACAGCTTCCTAAGAAGCTTTATCCGGAATATCACAAGGTTTATCGCAGGATGTGCAAGCAGTCCCATACCACAACCTCACATCCTAACTACACAAGCTTCCCTGAAAGCTGCATTGTTTCTTTCCAACCAGATATGAAGTGCATTCTTCAGAGTGCCTCAGGAGAGAACATTGTCTTAAATATCTCGATGGCCCTGGTGCTGATAGGTAGTTACCCTAATCTATCCTTTCTTAAAGAGCATGGAAAGTACTTAGGAATGGATCCAAGTAAGCCCATTTCGTGTAAGCGAAATCCTATTGAAATTGATCCTTATACATTTGAATGTACCAAAGAAGCTCACTTCTTTGGTATGGGCCCACTAATTGGGGACAACTTTGTCCGCTTTCTTAAAGGTGGAGCTCTGGGCATCACAAGTTGTTTAATGAAACGCTTGAAGAAAAAGGGACAGTTAATTTCTGAAATAGGAAGTGATGAAGGGTAA